Part of the Microbacterium sp. Clip185 genome is shown below.
AACGAGGGCGGGTTCATCCTGCTCATGGGCGGGTTCTCCAGCGACGTCGTCGTGCGCGACAACCTGTCGGTGAACGACGGCTGGGGCGGCGAGAAGGGGATCTTCACCTTCTCGTGGGGAGTGCCCGCGCCCGTGAAGATCTACAACAACACCGTCTACATTCCGGCGGGCTCCCCCGCCAAGCCCATCTACTGCGACGGCGACGCCGGGGCGTGCGCATCCACGACACCGGGGCAGTGGTCGTTCACGAACAACATCATCGACAACCACGGCACAGGCGAGTACACCTACCCGGGCCTCGGCACGAACGCCTCGTTCGCATCGAACGTCTTCTCCGGCAACCATCCGGTGAGCGAGCCGGCCGATGCGACGAAAATCACCGCCGACCCGCAGTTCGTCGCCGCCGGCACCTCGGGTGACGGGTTCGCCGTCGCCGACGCCTACAAGCTGACCGCGTCGTCCCCGGCGATCGCGAGCGGCCAGGTGATGACCTCCAACGGCCTGCGCGACTTCTTCGGCAACGCCGTGTCGCCCACGGCCGCTCCGTCGCGAGGGTTCCACGAGGCGGCGCCGCCGGCGATCGCTCCTGCGCTGTTCGACCCGGCCGATGACTGGAGCATCAGCACGGCGCGGTCCGCGAACGTGGTGCTGGACACCACGGGGCCGGCATCGAACATGGCCGGTGACACGTCGCGGATCAAGCGCACCAACAATCAGGCCGGCTGGGTGCGATGGGACGCCACGCCGGGCAAGACGGTGACCCTCTCGGGCTACTTCTTCAATCAGCAGCCGAGCTCCCTCACAGTCGTCGCGCTCGACGCTTCCGGAGGCGAGACGCCGGTCGCGACCACGGCGACGGCCGCCGTGGCGACGACGAACGGATGGACGAAGCGCACCCTGACCAGCGGGGCGCTGCCGGCAGGCACACGCGCGGTCGAGGTGCGCTTCGGTCCTGTGTCGGCCTGGGGCGTGCAGATCGGTGACATCACGATCGGGTGACCCGGCCGCTGCGGGTCGGTGGCCGCCGGACGATGGCCGCCGACTCGCAGCGCTTCCCCGCACACACCGATCCGAGGACGAGAGGAGAGCGGATGCTCGAAGGAGCATGGATGCTGCGTGCACCGGAAGGGTTCGAGGGTGCACCCGCTTTCGTGAGGGAGGTCGTGGTGCCCGCGGACCTCGTATCCGCCACACTCGAGATCGCCGTCCAGGGACTCGTCGAGGCGCGGGTGGACGGGCGGCCCGTGACCGAGGACGTCCTCGTGCCGGGCTGGAGCGCGTACCAGCACCGGATGCGGGTGGTCTCCTACGACGTCACCGGGCACCTCATCCAGGCCGCGCGGCACCGCATCGAGCTGAGCGTCGGCAACGGATGGTTCTGCGGCCGGCTGGGATGGATGGGCCAGCGTGCGCGCTACGGCGAGCGTCCGGGCGCGGCGGCCGTGCTCACGCTGCGGTTCGCGGACGCATCCGGTCTGCGCATCGCGACCGACGAGCGATGGGATGCGATGCGCACGGCCACGGTGGCGGACGATCTCTACGACGGCCAGACGATCGACCTGTCGCGCGAGCTCGACGAACGCCATCCGGTGCAGACGGAGCCCCTGGACCGATCGGTCCTCGTGCCGTTCCAGGGCCCGCCGATCAGGCGGAACGAGCGCAGAGCACCGGTCGAATCGTGGCGGGATGCCGACGGCGGGAGCGTCTTCGACTTCGGCCAGAACCTCGTCGGTTGGGTGAGAGTGCGTGCCCGCGGCCCGCGCGGACACCGACTCGTCATCCAGCATGCCGAGGTGCTCGATCCCGACGGTCGGCTGGCGCTTCGCCCCTTGCGCAGCGCGAGGGCGGAGGACGTGATCGTCCTGTCGGGCGGCGCCGACGATGTTGAACCCGTGTTCACCTTCCATGGCTTCCGTTACGCGCGGATCCAGGGCTGGGACGAGGTGGAGGGTGACGTCGAAGCCGTCATCGTCGGCAGCGCGCTGGGGCGCACGGGACGCTTCTCCTGCTCCGATCCTGCGCTGGACCGCTTCCACCGGAACGTGGTCTGGAGCCTGCGCGGCAACACCGTCGGGATCCCCACCGACTGCCCGCAGCGCGACGAACGGCTCGGCTGGACGGGTGACATCGCGGTGTTCGCGCCGACCGCCTGCTTCCTCTTCGACATGGACGGCTTTCTGCGCGAATGGCTGACCGACCTCCGCGCGGAGCAGTCGGCGGCCGACGGACGCGTGCCATACGTCGTGCCCGATG
Proteins encoded:
- a CDS encoding alpha-L-rhamnosidase, which translates into the protein MLEGAWMLRAPEGFEGAPAFVREVVVPADLVSATLEIAVQGLVEARVDGRPVTEDVLVPGWSAYQHRMRVVSYDVTGHLIQAARHRIELSVGNGWFCGRLGWMGQRARYGERPGAAAVLTLRFADASGLRIATDERWDAMRTATVADDLYDGQTIDLSRELDERHPVQTEPLDRSVLVPFQGPPIRRNERRAPVESWRDADGGSVFDFGQNLVGWVRVRARGPRGHRLVIQHAEVLDPDGRLALRPLRSARAEDVIVLSGGADDVEPVFTFHGFRYARIQGWDEVEGDVEAVIVGSALGRTGRFSCSDPALDRFHRNVVWSLRGNTVGIPTDCPQRDERLGWTGDIAVFAPTACFLFDMDGFLREWLTDLRAEQSAADGRVPYVVPDALPGWSVRSGEQPESVAIWSDAAVWVPWALWEAYGDATVLADSWDSMTAHVERVLGRLSPRGVWEDDFQFGDWLDPTAPPDDPFQAIADPGAIATLALFRSLRRVAAAAVVLGRTRDARRWTARAERLRRDFHRAYADEGGRLHSDAPAVYALAIVFAVVEGDQAQAAGERLAHLVRAADHRVIAGFAGAPYLCDALTMTGHLDDAHALLMNRSTPGWLAPVLLGATTVWERWDSLLPDGTVNPGEMTSFNHYALGAVADWIHRVVGGLSSLAPGWRRVRIDPRPPAGMSWARTSIETAAGTIRVSWHREQGSDDLQVEYSAPDGVDVELAPAVAARARRVAG